The nucleotide sequence CTTCCGCAGGCAAAACGTCGCCTTCGCACGCACCCCATACGCCGCCCGCGCAGGTCTGCGTGCCCGGAGCGCATGCACCAACGCCTTCGGTGCCCGCAGGCCCGGTGTAACAAGATTGCGTCTGGCCGTCGATGCACATGCAACCTTCATCGACCTCGCCGTCGCAATCGTCGTCACTCCCGTCACACGCTTCGACGGCTGCCGGCGGAAGCGGCACGCAATTGCCCGGCACACCCATCTCGCACGCTTCGACCGTGACCAGACACGCGCCCATTCCGCACGTAATGGTCCCCAGGCCATCGTCGACGTTGGCATTGCAATCGTCGTCGATACCATTGCAGGTTTCCGCGGACGGCAAGACTTGCCCATCGCACGGGCCAAACGTTCCCGTAAGGTCACACTTCTGCGTACCCGACAAACATGCGCCCACGTTCACCGTGGAGGGATCGCCGTCGTAACACGATTTCGTGTCGCCATCTTTGCAGAGGCAACCTTCGTCGACTTCATTGTCGCAGTCGTTGTCGAAACCGTCGCATACCTCGTCCGAGCAGCTCCCGCCTCCCGATCCGCCCGCGCCCCCGGCGCCTCCGATGCCGCCAGCACCTCCAGCCCCGCCGCTTCCCGCAGAGCCGGCCATGCCGGCCGTGCCGCCATCGCCGCCCTTGCCTCCCTCACCCCCAAAACCACCCGCACCAGCATCACCACTGCTGCTGCTACTTCCGGATGCACTCGTCACATCCGACGTCTGTGGACTGTCGCCGCAGCCTACAGCAACGACCGCAGACGCCACGAGCAAAGATGAGAGCGTGATGATTGCGATTCGCGAGATTCGGCGCATGGCATTGCCTCGTCAGGAAAGCAAGGAAAGCCCATCATCACAGAAATCCCACGAAATCACCATAGGGTCGTCGCGCTCGAGAACGTTTTTGACATCGACGCCATGCAGCATGGCTCACGCGGTATGGCTTACGATGATGGGTGCGCCGCAAATCGACGCAGCGTCGCATCGTGCTTCCGCGAGCCGCGCAACACGAGTACACCTTGCCGATGGATGTCGATCGTCTCGATGCGTCGCAGGAATCACCCCGCACGCAACAACCGCGGTCTGCATGCACGTCGAAGGGCGGTTGACGAGGGGTTGGGGGCGAAGGGCGCCGAAGGCAACCCGAAGCCCCAAATGTTCAACCAGGAGCGCAGAGGATGAGCGACGGCGAAGGGAAGACGAAACAGCTCGGTAGCGCACCGAGCGGCTCGAAGAAGAGGCCGGTCACCGAGGTGATTGATGACTCGATGGGCCCTTCCCTCCGCAGAATCCGCAAGCTGCACGTCGTCGTCGTCGACGCCCCGGATCCGCGCGACGTCGGACTCACGCGCACCTTTGCGCAAGACGAAGTTCGTTTGGGTTCGAGTCCCGATGTGGACGTGACCTTGCGAGACACCGCGGTATCGCGCGAACACATCGCCGTGCGCCTGGGTCCGCATGGTTTTTCTCTGACGGACATTGGCTCGACAAACGGCACCTACGTGGGCGATTTGCGCGTCGAACGCGTGTCGTTCGGCGATGACATCCTGGTGCGCCTCGGCAACAGCGTCGTGCGCCTCGAGCCACTCGCGGAAACCGTGGAACAAGAGATTTCTCCACGCGCACGCTTTGGTCGCATGCTGGGCAGAAGCCCCACGATGCGCGAAACGTTCGCGCTGCTCGAACGCGTCGCTTCGACGGATCTGACCGTGCTTTTGGAAGGTGAAACCGGCACCGGAAAGGAGCTCGCCGCCGAAGGTCTGCACGAATCGAGCGGGCGGACGGGCGCATTCATCACGGTCAACTGCGGCGCGATCCCGCGCGAGCTGCTCGAGAGCGAACTGTTCGGGCACGAAAAAGGTGCGTTCACGGGCGCCGTACGCGAAAGACAAGGCGCCTTCGTCGCAGCCGATCGCGGCACGCTGTTTCTCGATGAAATAGGCGAGCTGCCGCTCGACATGCAGGCGAAGCTGCTCCGAGCGCTCGAGCGGCGTGAAGTCAAGGCCGTCGGTTCCGATCGCTCGCGGTCGGTGGACGTGCGCATCGTGGCCGCGACAAACCGATCGCTGCTGCGCGAAGTCGAGGCGCAGCGATTCCGCCAAGACTTGTACTACCGCCTCGCCGTGGTCGTCGTGCGAGTGCCGCCGCTCCGCACGCGGCTCGAGGACCTGCGGCTCCTCGTCGACCACGTGCAGGACGAGCTTGCACGTCGCAGAGCAGCCACGGGATTGCCGCCTTTTGCGCGCCTCGATGAAACCGCCTTCGCCATGCTCGCGCGATACGACTTTCCGGGCAACGTGCGGGAGCTGCGAAACATCGTCGAACGATGGGCCGTGCTCGGCCCGTTCGCGGCGCCAGGCGAGCCCGCGGTGATCCCGCGCGGTGACGAGCGTGTCCCGGTCGAACCGCCACAACCGGAAAGCATGTCACGCGAAACTTCATCGAGCGGCGTGGACGCGCCCCTTTTGAAACTCCCCTATCACGAGGCAAAAGAAGCTTGGAACGAACGCTTCGAACGCGCGTACGTGGAAGCGATTCTGTCACAATCGGGGGGCAACGTATCGCGCGCAGCACGCGAAGCCGGTGTGGATCGGCGACACCTTCAACGCTTGATGGCAAGGTTTGGGATCAAAGCAACCAGCGAATGACGTAACGAGCATGCTTGCAAAGTAGGAGGGGACCAATTCATGAGCGCATCCAGAGTTCTTCTTGCAGGCGCAACGGGTGCAATCGGTCAAGAAGTCTTGCGGCTCTTGCACGCCAAAAACCATTTCATCCGCACGCTTTCACGCAGCAAACAAAACGCCGCGAAGGTCCAATCCTTGGCAAGCGAAGTTGTGCTCGCCGATGCGACCGATGCATCCACCATCGGCGATGCCATGGCGAACATCGACGTCGTCATTTCGTGCCTCGGTGCAAATGTGTCGCTCTCGATGCGTGAGCGGCGAAGTTTTCGCGCTGTCGACGTCGTCGCCAATTCCAACCTGCTCGATGCTGCCAAACGTGCAGGCGTGAAACGATTCGTCTACCTCTCGGCACACGGCGGCCCGGGTTGGGACCATACGCGATACATGCGAGCACACATCGAGATGGAGGAGCGGATCCGTTCGTCCGGGTTATCCTTTTCCTTCGTGCAACCGACGGGCGTCTTCACGGCGCTCGTGGACCTCATCGCGATGGCGCGTATGGGCATGGGCTCGGTTGCGGGGGATGGGCGAGCCAAGACAAACCCGATTCATCCGATCGACGTGGCCGAGATCCTCGCTGACCTCGTGGACGAAGGTCCCGAGGCGGTCGATGCAGGCGGGCCTGAAACGATGACACGCGAGGACATCATGCGCGTCGCGTTCGATGTCGTAGGAAAAACGCCGCGCGTGTTTCACGTGCCCCCCTTCGTGTTTCGCATGAGCAGCGCGATGATGCGCCTACTGCATCCGCGTCTCAGCGACATGCTCGAGTTCGTCGCGTTCGTCACGACGACCGATGCCGTCGCTGCGGTGCGGGGCAAGCGCACGTTGCGGCCTTTTTTCGAAGAGATCGCAAAGAAAGCGGCCGGCTGACGACACTGCGGACACGCGCGCGCACCTTGCATTCGATGCCGCAGGTGCGGCAATCACGCCGCAGGTAGATCCCGCTGATTTCGCGGCAAACGTGGCGCTCGAACATTGGCACGCGTCGTGCTCGTAGGTCTATCCGAACAGCACGGGAAGCCCCCGAGAGGAGTCACGCCATGTCGAATCTTCGTACCTTCATCCGAACCCTTGCGATTGCAGCCGCTTGTGCCTCCATCGCCGCGCCGCTCGCAGCCTCTGCCGAAGAAAAAGTCGACAAGACACCTCGCGTCGAGAAGGTCGCGAAACGGCATCACGACAAGGGCGAATTCCCGATGACGCCCGCAAAGTTCGAGAAGATCGTCGAGAAAAAGATCGAGAAGACCCGCTCGAAGATGGAGAGCATCTTGACGGCGGCGGCATTGCCCGACGCGGTCAAGGCGCAGGTTCGCAAGGACTTCGACGCTGCTGCGGCCAAGGTTCGTGCTGCTGCGAAAGAAGCTGGCAAGGACGGCAAAGTGACGAAGGAAGAGGCGAAGGACGTGCGCAAACAAGCGCGCTCGTTCGTCAAGGAACTTCGCGCGAAGTACGGCAAGGACAAGGGGCACGGCAAACGCGCTCGCGCGTGATGTACGCGGGTGGGATCAGGCAGCTCGACGCGTGGTTCGTCGTTTGCGCGACGCTGGTGACGTGAGAAGTTCGTCGACGTCCGACGCCGTCAGCGCCTTGCGTAGCCACGCATCGAGCTTCCGGGTGTCCTTGCATTCGAGAATCTCTTTGCGCTGGGTCGCGGTCATCGACACGCCGCGCCCCTCGAGCACCGTGACGATGGCTTCGGCCTTGCCT is from Polyangiaceae bacterium and encodes:
- a CDS encoding sigma 54-interacting transcriptional regulator, which translates into the protein MSDGEGKTKQLGSAPSGSKKRPVTEVIDDSMGPSLRRIRKLHVVVVDAPDPRDVGLTRTFAQDEVRLGSSPDVDVTLRDTAVSREHIAVRLGPHGFSLTDIGSTNGTYVGDLRVERVSFGDDILVRLGNSVVRLEPLAETVEQEISPRARFGRMLGRSPTMRETFALLERVASTDLTVLLEGETGTGKELAAEGLHESSGRTGAFITVNCGAIPRELLESELFGHEKGAFTGAVRERQGAFVAADRGTLFLDEIGELPLDMQAKLLRALERREVKAVGSDRSRSVDVRIVAATNRSLLREVEAQRFRQDLYYRLAVVVVRVPPLRTRLEDLRLLVDHVQDELARRRAATGLPPFARLDETAFAMLARYDFPGNVRELRNIVERWAVLGPFAAPGEPAVIPRGDERVPVEPPQPESMSRETSSSGVDAPLLKLPYHEAKEAWNERFERAYVEAILSQSGGNVSRAAREAGVDRRHLQRLMARFGIKATSE
- a CDS encoding SDR family oxidoreductase gives rise to the protein MSASRVLLAGATGAIGQEVLRLLHAKNHFIRTLSRSKQNAAKVQSLASEVVLADATDASTIGDAMANIDVVISCLGANVSLSMRERRSFRAVDVVANSNLLDAAKRAGVKRFVYLSAHGGPGWDHTRYMRAHIEMEERIRSSGLSFSFVQPTGVFTALVDLIAMARMGMGSVAGDGRAKTNPIHPIDVAEILADLVDEGPEAVDAGGPETMTREDIMRVAFDVVGKTPRVFHVPPFVFRMSSAMMRLLHPRLSDMLEFVAFVTTTDAVAAVRGKRTLRPFFEEIAKKAAG